The following coding sequences are from one Neurospora crassa OR74A linkage group I, whole genome shotgun sequence window:
- the ada-1 gene encoding all development altered-1: MGSATFQQPSYYRTPPLNVDTSCHGQKFFDDDEILDDDILNQSTLNSALEMSPPLTDSRRDSFAVSATALFSPKSDDSWPPVEMQSVPSNNPFFGQHNNNPFMQMDQNQQSTYQNHWGMMSSGAATPLQSFDGLPQAEYESSTVPLFRPATVQAQTPFSNPNNQAVMFQQLGHHGIPAVPASPPKEHWINQELKNQAMAKRNRPTTPLIRSHNELRRGDGIRKKNARFDIPAERNLSNIDQLIAQSTDEQEIKELKQQKRLLRNRQAALDSRQRKKQHTERLEDEKKHFTEVITNMEEQMNALQRDMDQLLREKQSYEAYISELKNEKEEIIREHTIETGELRKKVNVLTNHVQALESAAMSTPPAGPNVSGFPGAYSEMEGMAMDGSWDNMPMFGEFTMEQQPSEVKQEMQIAPTKKSEISLSAENEKSPSQGGLLFMLFLVGAFVLSNRSPPSIPRVSEDIRVASATLLDNVLKDAGLPQAASGLEAMAPQPSGSSWAQSTGSSLPVAASGMNGVAPSMLGEMADALTQPTEQQTNEQLFGLTAAQYNGISSQDFLQNAPAERSTSKGRRNLAEALASMRAAANKDSAAEVYTRSLLWDKIPRDVVRDFAKMVAESQQVAAANDADA; the protein is encoded by the exons ATGGGCTCAGCAACCTTCCAGCAGCCCTCCTACTACAGGACACCGCCGTTGAACGTCGATACTTCCTGCCATGGTCAGAAATTCTTCGACGATGATGAGATCCTAGACGATGACATCCTCAACCAGAGCACCCTCAACTCGGCTTTGGAGATGTCGCCGCCCTTGACCGACAGCAGAAGGGATTCGTTTGCTGTCTCGGCAACTGCCTTGTTCTCGCCCAAGTCGGATGATTCCTGGCCTCCTGTCGAGATGCAGAGCGTCCCGTCCAACAACCCCTTCTTCGGTcagcacaacaacaaccccttcATGCAGATGGACCAGAACCAGCAATCAACGTACCAGAACCACTGGGGCATGATGAGCTCGGGCGCCGCTACCCCTCTTCAGAGCTTCGATGGACTGCCGCAGGCCGAGTACGAGTCATCGACTGTTCCTCTGTTCAGACCCGCTACCGTCCAGGCTCAGACGCCCTTCAGCAATCCCAACAACCAAGCCGTCATGTTCCAGCAGCTTGGCCATCATGGCATCCCGGCCGTTCCCGCGTCGCCTCCCAAAGAGCATTGGATTAACCAAGAGCTCAAGAACCAGGCGATGGCCAAGCGCAACAGGCCGACTACCCCGCTGATCCGCTCTCACAACGAGCTGCGCCGGGGTGATGGCATCCGCAAGAAGAATGCGCGCTTCGACATCCCTGCTGAACGCAACCTCAGCAACATCGATCAGCTGATTGCCCAGTCCACCGACGAGCAAGAGATCAAGGAGCTCAAGCAGCAAAAGCGTCTGTTGCGCAACAGGCAGGCCGC TCTTGACTCGAGGCAACGCAAGAAGCAGCACACGGAGCGTCTcgaggatgagaagaagcACTTCACTGAGGTCATTACCAACATGGAGGAGCAGATGAATGCCCTGCAAAGAGACATGGACCAGCTTCTCCGCGAGAAGCAGAGCTACGAGGCGTACATCAGCGAGCTCAAGaacgagaaagaggagatCATCCGCGAGCACACCATCGAGACGGGCGAGTTGCGCAAGAAGGTCAACGTTCTGACCAACCACGTGCAAGCCCTCGAAAGCGCCGCAATGTCGACACCGCCGGCCGGCCCGAACGTGTCCGGCTTCCCCGGTGCCTATAGTGAGATGGAAGGCATGGCCATGGATGGCTCTTGGGATAACATGCCCATGTTTGGCGAGTTCACCAtggagcagcagccatcCGAGGTCAAGCAAGAAATGCAGATCGCTCCCACCAAGAAGTCCGAGATTTCCCTTTCTGCCGAGAACGAAAAGTCTCCTTCGCAGGGCGGACTCCTTTTCATGCTGTTCCTTGTCGGCGCTTTCGTTCTTTCCAACCGATCGCCGCCTAGCATTCCGCGGGTGTCTGAGGACATCCGTGTGGCATCCGCTACCCTCCTCGACAATGTTCTTAAGGACGCTGGCTTGCCTCAGGCCGCTTCCGGTCTCGAGGCCATGGCTCCTCAGCCATCAGGTTCCAGCTGGGCCCAAAGCACCGGGTCATCGTTGCCAGTCGCCGCCTCTGGCATGAATGGTGTGGCGCCTTCGATGCTCGGTGAGATGGCTGACGCCTTGACCCAGCCGACGGAGCAACAGACCAACGAGCAGCTTTTCGGGTTGACGGCTGCGCAATACAACGGCATCAGCTCGCAAGATTTCCTGCAAAATGCTCCCGCCGAAAGGTCCACGAGCAAGGGCAGACGCAATCTTGCCGAAGCGCTTGCCAGCATGCGTGCTGCCGCCAACAAGGACTCTGCCGCCGAGGTCTACACTCGGTCACTCCTATGGGACAAGATCCCCCGTGACGTTGTGCGTGACTTTGCGAAGATGGTTGCTGAAAGCCAACAAGTTGCTGCGGCCAATGATGCAGATGCATAA